In Candidatus Methylomirabilota bacterium, the genomic window CGTCTACGTGGGGCCCAAGGAGTACGATCGCCTCGCCGCGCTCGGCCTGGAAGACTCCATCAATTTCGGCGGCTTTCCACTGCCCCAGCGCTACGGCGGCCTGCCGATGGCCTGGATCGGGGTGCCGATCCTCAGGCTGATGAACTGGCTCTACGGGTTCGTCGGCAACTATGGCGTGGTGATCATCCTGCTCACCGTCGTCTCGAAGGTGCTCTTCTATCCGCTCACCGTGAAGAGCCTCAAGTCGATGAAGGCCATGCAGGCGCTGCAGCCGCAGATCAACGCTCTGCGCAGCAAGCACCGCAACGATCCGCGCAAGCTGCAGGAAGAGACGATGGGCCTCTACCGGAAGCACCGCGTCAATCCGATGGGCGGGTGCCTGCCGATGATTGCCCAGATTCCGATCTTCTACGCCCTCTACCTGGCGCTGTCCGTGTCGGTCGAGCTCCAGAACGCGCCGTTTCTCTGCTTCGGGCGCCTGTTCGGCGTCGACCTGTGGATCTGTGACCTGGCCGTCCACGACCCGACGTATGTCCTGCCGATCCTCATGGGCGCGTCGATGTTCGTTCAGCAGAAGATGACGCCGACCATGGGGGATCCACGCCAGGCGCGCATGATGCTCATCATGCCCTTCATCTTCACCTTCATGTTCCTGAACCTGCCGTCGGGCCTGGTCCTGTACTGGTTCGTGTCGAACGTGCTCCAGATCCTGCAGCAGAAATTGATGGAACGATCGGGCCGCGCCGCCGCCAAGGAGAGCGCGAAAGCCTGAGTCGCCTCGACCCGGCTGAGCTGCCGCGGACGTTCGACCGCGGATTCGAGGCCATCCTCGGGCGCACGCCAAGCACCGGCGAGCGCCAGCAGCTCTCCAAGTATCTGAAACTTTTGATTGAGTGGAGCTCGGTCCACCGCCTGATCGGGTCGACGGACCCCGAGTGGATCGCCGAGCACCTGCTGCTGGACAGCCTTCTGTTCCTCCGCGTGGTGCCTCATGAGGCCGGATCCATCCTGGACTTCGGCGCAGGGGCCGGACTGCCCGGCATCCCGATCGCGGTCGTCCGGCCAGACGCACGTGTCACGCTGCTCGAGGGGCGCCGGCGGCGAGCGTCGTTCCTGGCGACGTGCGTTCGGGAGCTCGGGCTGACCGGGGCGCGCGTCGTTGCCGCCAGGGCCGAGGACGTGGCGTCCGAGCTGGCGGGCAGCTTCGATGTGGTGGTGATGCGGTGCGCGGGCAGGCTCGACGAGATCCTGCCCGTGGCGGCACAGTTCGCCAGGAGCGAAGGCGGCCTGGTCGTGGCGGCCGGCCCTCCCAGAGAAACGCCCATCAGGATCGGGCAGTGGCTCGAGGTCGCCGGAGTCCGAGAAGGAACGACTCGGCGATTCGCCGTCCTCAGGCGGCAGCACCCCGGGTAGTGTTCGTCGTGGAACATGGGGGCCCGGGCCCTGTGTTGGTCGTGGAACGGGGCGCGTCGAGCCCCGGCCCCTGTGCGAATGGGGCGCGTCGGCACTCCGCGATTGCAGCTTGCGTAGTGAAACGAGAGCGCGAGCGTTCGTCGTGGAACATAGGAAGAGCGGCGAGCGGCGGCCCCATTCGGCTCCCCTAGCGCGAGACCACCAACTAACGCGGGACGAAGACCTGACGCGGGCCACCAAGCCGTAAAGCCCTGGCGCGAAGTCCACCGACACTGACGAAGATCCACCAAGCTCGACCTTGGGGGTCGCCAGACGTACCGCGCCTGAGGGACAAGCGCGCTGGGCCACCGGACTGCCAGGGGCCGCAACCAAACGGCCCAGAGGCACCGAGCTAGTCACCTGACGAGCAATGTTTGTCGTGGAACATTGGCAGTGCGGAAAAATCTTGATCGGTTCGCCGGCTGCCTGATATTGGCTCATTTGACCGATATGGCGAGAAGCGAGGTGACCTGATCGCCAGAACCATAGCGGTAGTGAACCAGAAGGGTGGCGTGGGGAAGACCACGACCGCCATCAACCTGGCCACAGGCCTGGCTCTCGCCGAGCGTCCCACCCTGCTCGTCGACCTCGATCCGCAGGGCAATGCCACCACTGGCCTCGGTGTTGGAAAGCCCGGCCTTTACCCCACGGTCTATCATGTGCTCCTCGCCAACCAGCCTGCCGACAAGGCGGTCCTCAACACGGCGCTCCCGGCCCTCTACCTGCTCCCGTCCGACATT contains:
- the rsmG gene encoding 16S rRNA (guanine(527)-N(7))-methyltransferase RsmG, giving the protein MLGRTPSTGERQQLSKYLKLLIEWSSVHRLIGSTDPEWIAEHLLLDSLLFLRVVPHEAGSILDFGAGAGLPGIPIAVVRPDARVTLLEGRRRRASFLATCVRELGLTGARVVAARAEDVASELAGSFDVVVMRCAGRLDEILPVAAQFARSEGGLVVAAGPPRETPIRIGQWLEVAGVREGTTRRFAVLRRQHPG
- a CDS encoding AAA family ATPase; translated protein: MAVVNQKGGVGKTTTAINLATGLALAERPTLLVDLDPQGNATTGLGVGKPGLYPTVYHVLLANQPADKAVLNTALPALYLLPSDIDLVGAEIELVGLERREHRLRDALASLTWRWQYTLIDCPPSLGLLTINALAAADRVLVPLQCEFY